Below is a genomic region from Zea mays cultivar B73 chromosome 9, Zm-B73-REFERENCE-NAM-5.0, whole genome shotgun sequence.
TGCCGGTAGATGTTTCAGTTTTTTTTCCAATAAATTAACATTTTGCTAAAACTATACTTCTTTGCAACCGATTTAACATGGGTGGCAATAAATCACAATCaaaatgtttcttcacaataGGCAACGACCCTTAATTAATTTGCAACGacccttaattaattttagtttaaaaataaatagaaatatagCCGAATCCTAATCAGATTGGATCCttaaattttatgtaaaatttaGAGCCATTACCCTCCCCTATTTGGACGTCAGTCTCTTGAGACGCCTCAGTTTTTTTGCCAATAAATTCAGTTCACATTTTGACAAAACCAAAATTCAACCATAGCCAATTTAACATAGCGTTCAATGCCGAGGCTACTTTCGTTGATTCGTTCAGGTGTTGCGGCCAGGAGTAAGAAGTTGCACGAATGACGATATAGCAGTATTTGTCAAACCCAGAATGAATAGTTTGACTTGGCATAAAATCAGAAACCGCGTTATATTTTGTAGGATTGCATAGTTTCTAGTGAGAGTAAGAAGGTCAAACGTGTTTTGGATGAAAAGTAAGCCTCAAGGATTTACCATCATGACCTGTTTCTGACGTAAAGTTTCTTTTAAGGATCTTTCATGCTTTCGATAAGTGTGTATAATTATCTTCTCCTTCAACTAACTAATATATAGTAAGCAAGCATTGGGTATCCTGTCGACAAAATCCATGAGTATAGCACAAATATGAACTGGTATCATACATCGTTCGTAGCTTTGATGCATTTGTCCAGGCGATCTTTTGGATTCAAGACTGTCATAGTCGTCGCTCATCAGTAAACGTGCCACAGATCAACCATCACCTGCCATAGTCATCACTCAATCATTTAAAAATCCATAATGAGGTATAATCATAACAACTTAGTTTCGCATCATGATCTGAAGCAGTTCAAAGGGTTTTCCAACGTTTCTACAAGCTAATTGTCTACGTATGACCCAAAATAAGTCCAACAACAAACACGGCATAAGATGACCCGTTGAATTCATTATAGAGAGGCAACATGGCCAACAGAATCGAAGTGAGTTTTTATTGATTCTAGGGCAACGACTCAGTGCCTAAAATCTACTTCGTTGACAGGATGAAATTTACAATCATACTGATGACTTACATTAGTCGAATGGAAGAAGGTCCAGTAACAGCGGCAACTTTCTGAGCCTTCTGCGTTTCTGATTTATACAGGCCTTTGAGCTCTTTCTTTGCTTTCCGGGCTTCTCTCTTTTCTTCTTTCACTGCTGCCTACAGGTAGCAAAGGGCCAGAGGCCAAGAATGTAAGACTTGTGAAAAATATTTTTCATCAGTTCCATAAAGATAAATGATATCTACTGTCAAGCAGGTTTTGCGAATCAACTTTTTTTAAGAAAAAATTGTGAAACACTTGACAAAGAGAGGCATTCCATCATTGCATGATAAGTTTATTAACTAAACCATTTGGAAGATCAAATTGCATTACAAATAACCAAATCATCACTCTGGTATGAGTGAACTTAAACCTTTAAAATCATCAGCTATTGATATTAGAACAGTCCCATGTGCAGAGTAGGATTGGCTCATGAAGAAACTCCTGCTACCTGTGAATCTATGGCGTATTTTATTTTGTTACAGCAAGACTTTGACCAACAATTACTATCATTTTTGTGATACAAACTTTTAACCATAAACAAGTACTTTTTAATAAAAAAACTAGTGACACCAACTTTGTAACAAACTTATATATATTAACAGAATATTATCCTAACAAAACAAAATACCATAAAATAAAAAAGAATCATGATCTAATATGCAATAGAGGAAGTAGTCAAAATTATGTTAAATACTATGTTGAAACGTCCAAGGGACAATTTGTTTCGATGAAATGTCGACACTATTTATCACAATCACAAGTTAATGCATATTGGTTATCATGAACAAATACTTCAGGTTGTTTAATCTCTAGAAGAGTATACAAAACAAAATTAGATCACAGGCATAACTTGGAAAGCTGGGCCCACTGGCCAAATGAAGAACCAATTGATTAAACAATATTAGCATCCTTTACTTCTTTTTTCCACTTCTGCATTAGTCGATCAAACATAATATATGGCCATAAGGTAGACCTAGAGAccttttacctttcttgccttcttCTCCTCTTTTGTTTCCTTCTCAGCTCCTTTTTTAAATTTATCAGTGACAGAAGCTTCTACAGgctttactttcttctccttttcaCCATTTCTTCTCCTCTGTGGCAGGTATTCTACTGGCAGTTTCTCTTTCCCATGAAGCTTGATGATGCCATTTGTTGTAGTTGTTTCTCCAGGGAAAACCCTAGGGAACCGCGCTCTGGAGATTCCTGGAGTTTCAATTGTCCCAGGATGATTATCAAGGTTAGAGAATGTGGAAACAATGGTCTCACAGTCCCAAACTTCAGATTCATCACTGCTTTCCGAAACAAGCACAACCACCTCCTCTTCTGCAGTTTCATTTAAATATATTTCAGCATATTCAGCACATTTTTTTATCACACGAGCAGATTCATCCACCTCATCAGCCATGCTTGAATCCAGTTTTTGACGAACAAAATCTGCTGGTGTTCTATATTCTTCATCAACACATACATTCTGATTTTGGAACAGTTTCAGTTCATCAATAGCCTCATTTGGCAGTTCATATTCCCCACCTTTAACAcccatgtcatcatcatcactgtcTCCATATTCCTCTAAAGCAAGCTGAAAGTTTATTCGCAAGAAGTATTTTTCAGCACAGCATTTGCAACATCTACTCTAAACTTTGAGCAACGGAGTAATAATGAACTATAGATGTCATAAACACTAATGAATGATGAGACATCATGTATGTTAACTAATAATTATTGGTTGTTTTTCCTGTCCAGAGGTTCTATACTACCGGTGATAGAGAAAAAACTAATTCTCCAACGAGCTATAAAGGCAGAGGTACAGTTGACACAACAGATATGTTTCCTACATATTAATCAAAGTGGACTTTCCTTTTTGTTTTACGTAAGGAATTGTATTACTTAATATTATGTGCATATGATCACCGAGCCTTCTAAATAATTTTCCCCAAATTATAACAGACATGTTACAAGCTCAACATAATGACTTTgtcatgtaaacttaccattttttcCAATGTACAAAAGACAAGATGTCAAACTTCGTAGATTGTTTGATCAATAATTATTCAAATTATATGCACGCTTAGTATATTTGAAGTTATATCAACAGATTTGGATTCTACTTTCCACATATATTTTTTAGGAACTAATTTTGATGCAATTGATGTAGTGTTGTAAGAGTAATTGATGATCAAAGTATGTTTCTAAAGACAACCCAGAATCCAAATATGACATATAAAAAAAAGGAGTATTAGGTTAAGTAGGCTCACCAAATCAAATTGTTCATCCAGCAATCGTCTCACTCTtggctttggctcatcctcctcaaAATCGAACTCCTCCTCTTCAACATCACTGAAGACACCATTCCACTCTTGCTTTTCTTCCATGTCTCCatcctcatcctcctcctcctcctcagcttGGTTAGCTATGATGACAAAATCCTCCTCCAGCCCCTCATCCTCGGACCCAACATGAGACACATCGCTCTCATCGAGCAACCTGGCGATATCTGGGTCGACAGCCTTCTCAATTCGCCTCACTGGCGCAGTCTTGGCAGCCACCTTACACATCGTCTTCCCCTCGTCCAGTTCACCCTCGCTGAGACCAATGCGTACCCTGCTTGCATCATAAGCCTGCAGATAGAAAAGGGTAAAAATAAACTTAAGCATTGCAAGTCCAGTTGCAAAAAGGACAGGGATTCAGGGACTTTGGTATATTAAAAAAAGTGACCTTGACATCGAGCGGGAGGGGCTCCGGGCGACCGGTGGAGCTGGGGACGAAGGATgaggctgcggcggcggcgggacGGAGCTCGCGGAGGTGGGAGAGGTAGTTGTAACCGTCGTCAGGGAGGCCGAGCTCGAGGATCTCGCGGCGGACGTGCTCCGGGAGGGGGCCGGATGCGGAGCCGAAGTTTCCATTGCCGGCGGAAGGGTCGGACCGGGATGGGTCGAAGGAGTCCTCGTCGGCGAACCCGGGGACAGTGTAGTCGTTGTTGTCGACGCGTACGAACACGCGGTCGTTGGGGTCGGCGGCGCCGGCGCGCGGGAAGAGGCGGAAGGTCGCAAAGTTGCGGGCCTTGcggccgcctcctcctcctcctcttgctCCCATATTGGCGGCAGCGACGGTAAACGGTGGCGACGATGGATAGGTTAGGGTTTTGGGATTTGGAGAGCGATGCTGACAATAGGAAGAATGAAAACGTGGTGAAACTGGACTCTATAATCTATTTGGAGAGCATGCTGACAATATGGTTAGGATCTTTGGTCTAGATTGATGGAGCTCCCAGATTGATACGGCTAGGAATTAGGATCTCTGGTGAACATTATCTAGATTGTTACGATTAGGATCTCCAGCTAGTAATTTCGTTCTGCAAGAAGGCCGGCCATCTAAGCATAAGGGTCCCTTTGGTAGGGcttatttttcagcttcggctCTGGCTCATGCAAAAGTTGTGTCAAACACCTCTTTTTCAAATGGCTTCACCAGTGAAGTGCTTTTCCAAAATGAACTAGAGGGCATGAGCCAAAAAAAAGTGGCTCACCCGACTTCAGCTCACGTCATTTTTGCACAATAGCCCTCCCACCAGTCCAAATTAATTTTTTTTGGTCCTGCCCTCAATCTCTAGCCACGTACAAGAGAGATTTTTCAGAAAAAACTATACAAGggtctttctgaaaaacaacctatAAGCCGTTTTGTCAAATGATTTTTTAGAATAACTTTGGCtcatctaaagaagtggcttcACCTCGTGAGCCAGAGCCAAAACCATTTTTGGAGAAACCAGAGCCCTGCCAAAGAGGCTCTAAGTATTTCCAAACTCAAAAGCTTTTTACATTCAAATATTGTACTCGGCCATCTAAAATGCATTCACATTCACATCGATATAACAAGCAAGTAATCTTTTTTATGATCTTTACTCAATAATCTACTAGCTAACAAAAAATCTCATTAATTTTGATCACATGCTCTTTTCATGCTCCATCGGAACTTGTGTACCACTAATCATTTCGACCATTCGCTATATCGTCTGTACGCGTTTGTTCTATCTCGTGGCACTTTAGCTAATAGATTTTGTTGTTTATTACCTACGCACAATCTTGCCCAACAAGCAAAAACCTGCTCATGCCACTGTGATTGGCATCCTAGAGAATCATTGCCTTCGTCGCATCTTTAGCTGTCTACATCTTCAACTTATTTAGAATGTCCGCAACACATCCCTCGTGTCCATCTTTCCCCTATTACACAGTCTCCCTCTTCCACCCGCAACGACGCCTCCCTTCTCTTTCACAACGGATGGAGAAGAGCATTGTTCAACCCTCTAGTGTCTTCTCGCGGACGCCAGCGCCTCGCGCGCTCCACAAGTAAGCAATGATTATGTTCGCCCCCAAGTCGACTGACAACAACATTCGGGCGAGTGAACAACGACAAGACGACATGGACGCAAGCAGGCGCAGTCCAACCCGGTCGAGTTCGTCGACGACGAGGAGGGACATCACGAAGGTTCTTGTGAAAGCGGGTTTCGGTACAGTCCTCTTCGTCGTCTGAATGATTGGTCGTCGGATCCGTCTTCTCCTCCAAAGACAGAGGTCATCGTTGTCAATGTTGTTTGGGTCAATGACTTGTTTCCATCTACTTAACGGCTACAAAATATGGCTTTTTACCTTCTTACCATTCATACATTATACAATTCTTTAATATGTGTGAGTAGAGTTCGACGACGAATTTTTTTTGTGTGTTGCTAGACTAACtttcactacaagaaactgataaatgttcgtgggtaaaattaagaacgtgggtaccgacgttcttatttgatttaagttcatgggttatgttaagaacgtgggtgccaACGTTCTTAATTTAAATTCGTGCGCCCTggctaaaaccgtcgaacttaacgagttaggaacgtgggtacccacgttcttaagttaagttcgtgggccatatggacaccgtcgaacttaatcaaAAAAACCTAAATCCCCTAACCGACCCACGCGCGACTCTCCCTCTCACCTGCTGCCTCATTCCCGCCCACCGTACCACCGCAACAAAAAAGCGCCGCCGCGCCACCGCCAGCAGGCCGCGCCGCCGCACCACTGCCCCGGCTCGCCGCCAGCAGGCCTCGGCTCGCCGCCCCGTCGCCCTTTCTCCTCTTTTCACCAGCTCCGCCGCGCCGCTGCCCTGCCCAATCTCGTCGGCCTCGGTGCCGCCACCACCCAGCTCGCTGTCGCGCCGCCGCCAGAACGCCGCGCCGCCGCACCACAGCCCAAGCTCGGCCTCGGCGTCTCCTCGACCATCACCACCTCGACGATCTCCTTGAAGGTATTTTTCTTCTTTATTCATGCTTGATTTGTACTTAGAACATATATTATATTAGTATATATTTGGTAATCTATATATGTATGACGACAACTAAGACCTGGTCGACGACAAATTGCAGTTAGTCACCTGATCAGTCCTATTGCGACTAGGAATCTAGGATTGACTAGACAACTTGTTAACATTGATCCTACCTATACCAAAATCACTcacaagagggggggggggcggaaaCAGCCACACATGCTTCTAGTTCAGATTCACTCCAGCATTGGAGTATCATTTTCAAGGTCCATTATATACAGTAAAAGGCAGAATAATGACATACAACATTGGAGTATCATTTTCAAGGTCCAGTAGGCATAAAATAAAAGACTGGATATGCCCAGTGTCTTTTACAGAGCTCAGTATAACTACCTTCCCTTCCCCTCTCATCTATGCGTGTCTTCAAAACCTTTCTTCTCTTCGGTGCGGTGGAGGCAGGCTCAACTGTAGAATCCTGTTTCTTGTTACTGACAGGAGGATCGCTGCTATTTTCTTTTAAAGTAATCCCAGAATGGTTCATAGTATTGACAGTTTTGGTTTTACATTCAGAAGTGAAGTCAGAATCCACCCCATTGAGGAACCTTTTTCAGTGTTCGGTACATCATCTTTATTTTCCAAGTTCTTTTGATTTACTTCAGCGTCTTCAGTAGTTTCAATAACAGGGTCTGGGGTATGCTGATTTGGTACCTCAGGAGATGCAATGCTTATAATATTATCAACTTCCTCATCATCCGAAAAATCAAATACTGCTCTTCGCTTTCTGTTATTTGCATTGGTGGATTCCCTCTTGTACTTTATTCCCTGTTCATCATCGCTGCTATCTCCATCTGCTTCTTCCTTTGCACATATttgtgcatcaagagtagctgaaCATATTAACAGCATGAGATCTACAGTAGCATGCTTAGAAGGGTTTATATACAGGACTAGATGTGTGCTGAGAGTTATACATAAGAAAAGCACGGAGAATTAAATATGACCATTAGTGAGATACCTGCAGCACTTTCTACAGCTGTAGAGTTAGTGGTACTTGGAGGCTTAGGTTTAGCTGATGCAAGGCCCCACATGTTAGCCAGAGATCCACCATTATTAGGCATGGTCTTTCCATTTTGAGCTCTACTATTGCTTGCATGGGCATCAATTGATTGTTCTTTGACAACAGGAGCATTGCCGGCTTTATCTAATAATGTGGAATTATCCTTCTCAGACTTATTGCCTGCTCCATGCTTTGAACTTACAAGCAAATCTTGCTGCGGAGCAGTAACAAATCTTGTTGCGGAGCAGTAACAAACTGCTCCTTTGTAACAAACGTTTGGAATTTACCAGAATGGGAGCTTCTACGATTGTCAAGTAGAATAAATCACCCTGGATCATAAGCCAAGAGCATTATTTTGTAAGAGACTAAATTTAGATAACCTGTCGTTGAATTGAAAAGAGTCTTGCATGAAAAAAGTAACATCAGGTTACAACTACATGCATGATTTTTAGGTAGTTGTTACAATTGATGCATCCGTGAAGgtattttcttctttctttgatgcaTATTATTACAATTAGTTTGTTAGTTAAAATTTGATGCATGATTTTTGGGTAGTTGTTACAATTGATGCATAATTTCTTGTTCATTGTAAATTAATCGATGTTAGGTTCAATGTTTGGTTAAATGTTTTTTATGTCTAGTGATCCTTCCTAATAGAAGAAGGGcttaatgatgtttatttacacTTTTTTATTTATGTTTGTATGCTTAATGATGTTTGTTTACTCATTTTTTATTTATGTTTATATGcttaatgatgtttatttacacTTTTTTATACATTGGGTTATTTAGTTTTGCAAATGGATGACAACAGAAGAAGGGCGATGTATGATGGATTCAATAGCGTGACTCTAGGTCACTCAAAGGAATGGGTTAGGGTTGCAAAACAATTCGTGGATCTCGCATTTTCCGGTGGACCTCGTGTGGTGAAGTGTCCGTGTACCAAATGTCAGAATTTTAAGTATGTGAGAAAGATCGAAGAACTGGAGCATCACCTTTGCAAGAATGGGTTTATGCCTAACTATCTTGTGTGGCGCTCACATGGAGAAGTAGAGCAGAATATCACAGAGTCAGAAAGAattgatgaggaggaggaggatcaGATGGATGACTTGGTGGCTGATATAGTAGAGAGTATTCAACATTGGCCTCGTAACAGGGTACACCAGAGGAAGTGCAGGAGTTTTATAAGCTTCTTCACGCGTCAGAGGAAAAAGTGCATGACGACACTACTATGACCGTGTTGCAGGTGGTTACACGTCTTATGGCAATGAAGGCAAAGTATAACTTCTCGAATAACTGCTATAACGATATAATCAATCTGATTATTGATCTCATCCCATCGAACCATAAGATGCCAAAAGACTTATACCagtctaagaagatcgtgtccggtcttgggatgaagtataagaagattgatgtgtgcgaaGATAATTGCATGTTGTTCTGGAAGGAATATGAAGCGGCCACCCATTGTCAGATATGTGGTAAATCAAGATATGCGGAGGTACTAAAAGAGGATGGAGCTACTTTTGCTACAAAAGTAACAGTTAAACAACTTCGATATATGCCCATCACCCCAAGGCTTAAACGTCTGTTTTTAACCCCAGAAACTGCGAAGCTAATGTTGTGGCATAAGGAAGGAGACCGTGAGAGCCAAGATCCAGACATTATGATGCATCCATCAGATGGCGATGCTTGGAAGGCTCTGGATCGTTTTGACCCAGAATTTGCAAGAGACGCTAGGAGTGTTCGTCTAGGCTTGTCCACTGATGGTTTCACTCCTTACGACAACAGTTCAACTTCATACTCTTGTTGGCCGGTTTTCATCATACCCTACAGCCCCCTCCCAACAAATGCATGAAAGAAGGGTTCATATTTCTTGCCCTTATTATTCCAGGGCCTAAACATCCTGGAAAGAAGATCAATGTATTCATGCAACCGTTGATTGAAGAGTTCAAAGAGCTACAGGTAGGGGTAAAGGCTTATGATGGTCATCTAAAACGTGAATTTACCTTACGTGTTGTATATTTGTGGTCAATTCATGATTTGCCTGCATATGGTATTTGGTCTGGCTAGTGTGTCCATGGTCGACTGTGTTGTCCCATATGCATGGGGGACACACAAGCATATCGATTGGAGCATGGTAAAAAGGTCTCATTCTTTGATTGTCATCGACGGTTTCTTCCATCCAATCACCCGTTTCGAAATGATACAAAGTCATTTAGAAGAGGCATAAAAGTTAAAGATGGTCCACCAAAACGTTTAATGGGTGAAGATATCCTGATACAACATCGTGCCCTTCAAAGGGCTGCAGAAGGTCATGAGTTTGAAGGCTATGGTCAAGATCACAACTAGACTCATATTTCTTTTCTCTGGGAACTTCCATATGCGAAGGTATTGATTTTACCACACAACATagatttgatgcaccaagagc
It encodes:
- the LOC100283285 gene encoding uncharacterized protein LOC100283285 — protein: MGARGGGGGGRKARNFATFRLFPRAGAADPNDRVFVRVDNNDYTVPGFADEDSFDPSRSDPSAGNGNFGSASGPLPEHVRREILELGLPDDGYNYLSHLRELRPAAAAASSFVPSSTGRPEPLPLDVKAYDASRVRIGLSEGELDEGKTMCKVAAKTAPVRRIEKAVDPDIARLLDESDVSHVGSEDEGLEEDFVIIANQAEEEEEDEDGDMEEKQEWNGVFSDVEEEEFDFEEDEPKPRVRRLLDEQFDLLALEEYGDSDDDDMGVKGGEYELPNEAIDELKLFQNQNVCVDEEYRTPADFVRQKLDSSMADEVDESARVIKKCAEYAEIYLNETAEEEVVVLVSESSDESEVWDCETIVSTFSNLDNHPGTIETPGISRARFPRVFPGETTTTNGIIKLHGKEKLPVEYLPQRRRNGEKEKKVKPVEASVTDKFKKGAEKETKEEKKARKAAVKEEKREARKAKKELKGLYKSETQKAQKVAAVTGPSSIRLM